caattagtggttaaacaggtgaaaggcgagtatcaagtaaaggatccgcaactttccaaatacttggaagtggtgcgcagattgatgatggaggtcaaagaaattaaaatagaacatgtcccgaggggacaaaatgagagggcagatgtgttagcaaaattggcaagcacagggagattgggcaattaccaaacagtcattcaggaaaccctgcctcgcccgagcattgatttggtagaaataaagttgaaagaaGTAAAGTCAGTAAATGAGGGCGagccttcttggatggagtcaatcaagatcttcctggaaaaccctccaaaggatgatGATCTGAACATTAGAGcaaaacgcagggaagccagtttttacacaatggtggatggtgagttgtatcggcggggaattatgtctcctatgctcaaatgtgtcgataccaaggacgcccccggaataatggcggaagtccatgaaggCGTGTGTTCCAGTCATATTGgtgggcgatccttggcagtaaaagttttgagagcaggattttattggccaacaATGAAGAGGGACTGTTTggaatatgttaagaaatgtgaaaaatgtcaagtcttttctgacttacacaaggctccaccggaagaattaacaaccatgatggcgccttggccattcgccatgtggggaacTAATATCTTGGGACCATTCCCGGTAGCAAGGGCACAAATGAaatatatcatcgtggcggttgattacttcactaagtggatagaagccgaagcagtggcaactatcacggcggtcaaggtcaggaacttcctgtggcggagaattgtgtgcagatttggggtccccatggcttTGGTAATGGACAATGGGACCCAATTCACGAGTAACGTCACCCGGGAATTTTGTGCAggaatgggaattgaaatgAGATTTGCCTCGGTAGAACACCCACAAACTAATGGACAGGCCGAGTCAGCTAATAAAGTCATTTTGAAAGGATTAAAAAAGAAGCTGGATGAAGCGAAAGGACTTTGGGCGGAGGAgttaccaggcgttctttgggcatataaCACTACTGAAcaatcaagcacaaaggaaaccccgtatcgtttaacttatgggactgacgccatgctcccagtggaaatagaaaaccagagttggcgagtggctcggttcaatgagaatgacaacggggaaaatctgatagcaaatctaattatgttgccagaagaacaacgggaggcacacataagaaatgaggcgggaaaagtgaagattgcaagaaaattcacaacaaaagtagtgccaagaaagatgagggtaggagacttggtgctccgaaaaaatacaatacccgacaaacacaacaaactttcacccaattggggcgggccttatAGGATTATAgacgatgttggaggaggagcttataagttggaacaacttaaTGGTCAGAGGGTCCCACGGacatggaacgcctcacatctgaagcaatattttagttaaaaagacaaaacaacaaaggtgaatgaagtcgcactctttttccctttctttggaaaggtttttaatgatgCGACAtatgtaatgaagggacaattgttcccatatgaaagaaaattaatgaaaagatcatttcaacagaatcgcatatattttttaatttatattacgagttcatgcaatgcaaatcgtatcaaggtatgcaataccgcgagtaaacctttcggaataagagagtatcgccatcaaatgttaaaagccttggcaattctagtggccactagaaaccaagcctcgtcgaaaaatcgactaaggtatatagacctaaaaaacaacaaaagttggtaacaacgcaaggtaacaacgaatgaacttaaaacTGTCTTCATTAAAAGTAAGAAAAAGGGGCGATGCCCGTACATGATTTAGAACGATAAAAAACAACAGGGCAACGCCCAGGGCACAATGTtgacttcataaaataaaaacaaattcaaggcAGATTCTCGTTGTTGGCGCTGTCCCCTTGACCTGCAACaacttgagggtcttcctttcCTTGATCATCACCCTTGTCCTGATCATTTTTATCTTcgccatcatcttcttcttcttcagactcACTTTCATCATTGAATTGAGGAAGGAGATCGAGGCTTATGTCATCATCGCCAaccacttgaccatccttgatctccttcagccatccgatgcgggaaagatcaaagccctgCTCAACCACACTAATCTGCTCTTTAGCCGCCAGAAAACCTTGAGCAAACTGGATAGAAGCACGCCCTAAGATAGAAGCATTCAGAcgttcgtacttcttttccagtttttggcacttggcttgaatggcagtgtgTTTATCATTGATGGCTTCTTTTAGAGACGTGGTCttctgaagaagcaggtcagaagcCGCCAATTCAGCAGTTAACTTAGTGCACTTTtcttcagcagatttcagcttctTGTTGGCGGCCTCAGCGTCAGCCTTAGCTCGTTCATAGGCAGTTTTATAATCGGCTACCTTCTTCTCAAGACGATTCTTGGCCGATATCAATTCcttcacacactgagccattcccgccacggtactggcggcagaaagtgCGTGATGAAtcgccacagaagcaatgttggggggaccttgaccGGAAACATCCTTGTGAAGCCGGTTATCAAAGGTGCGGGTCATAAAATCCAATCCGTTGAAATGAGGATCAGATAAGTTCAGGAAAGGGGGAGGAGTCTCGCCATCAATAGCTGAGCTAGTGCCAGCTTGGGTAAATGGAGTTGGCGGACGGTTGATTAGTGCACTCGAATCCGGTTGAattggcgggacattgtcatgacccttctttttctcagccaGACGACCTTTTGGATTGAGAGTTGATTGAGTTGATTGGTGAAGAGGTCTACCACCAGCAGCGCTCGAAGTTTTTTGCcgcttagggtccctgacgttatcagagctcgaagtaccttcattctttttcttctgctcagtctcggcggcccttttcttcgccgccgcagccgACTGGGCGAGgcattccttcatcttgatggggttggcatcaaccttgctttttcccatcgtggctgcatggaaagcatcaattaggcgaggtacatgagcaaaaagaaagacaagttgtgcaaaaattataaacttactaaaaaattgatttaaagtgccggatttcgacgcttcaatcaagtcatgaccagagattactggtaatgtgcggaggtaatcggcgatggcctgctcggattcatccaaggcgtcgtatgaaacggatatttttcggcgagggttttttgtccagtaaaaagggaagagagggttattaTCGGAATCTCGAAATAAGTTATTCATTTCAGGTGACTCCATgactttgaagtattttttctgccacactttgtaatgacttttaagggcggtgaagcggctcatgttcttgcggGCCAAAAAGGGAACCCACTTGAcagatgtaggttttgtggtgactgtcttatagaaaaggaaaaacaagggataggtgggagtgcaactcaaatgttcacagagaatttcaaagcagcgaataaaaccccaggcgttgggctggagttgacaaggcgctACATTCAGAAAGGAAAGAACATGACAGATAAAAGGCGAGAAAGGAAGCttgatgttcaagtctaagaagaaataaccataaacaaaaaagaaatcaggcgattcatcggctggttctttacgcaaaagaacacagtcatcctcgccacatggGAGAACATTCAACAGGTGATCTTCATTATtggaggtggcgggatttatctttgtaaacccttgagaagatattcgaagcgaactgaTGCTTCCAATGCTACCCCAGATGGAGCGCCaaagacacttatcttcaactaaatatGCGTTGGAACGCCATTCGGGCGaggacaaatctccattagaggagagaatagaatcaacggagccggcgggaccagaatcctcgtgagtggaaggcgaggattgtatttcgataacggtgggggcagaaacttccccctccgtagaaggGGAAGTGAGTTCTAAAgaggaaatgctaaaattttgcGTCGACAtactgggtaatttcataaaaataaaaaagaagatgaacaggtccaaacacaaaaaaggaagaagtcaaacagtgtcaagaaaagagaaaggggaaagactcaccggaggaagaagtggaggattgagtaaagagaacgtcggcgatgggggagcaccgcgcaatgacgaccgccggagtgagcaaggttcaccggagaacaaagaagagagtgaaagctgcgatgaaaaagttttcagagcaaaggttttcagaaaagtgaaaagtgaaaggtgaaaagggtatttatagaagaaaaatgaagagagagaatgagtgggaaagattgtgaagggtcgtgggatcgtgggatttgaaatttgaaaaggtatgaaacgaaaagacataactcctcgagacgcacaactgcatttatggcaaatgataacaaaatcccggaaaagaaggatacgtgcgtcagttgaaaagacgtaaTTGACGGGTGTGAtaacggcgatgtatcaacaaagataAAAATGGCGACATATAAAGGAACATGAAAATGGCGAGAATTCATAAGCAAGAATGCGACGACAGGCCCATGACTACAAAGAATAACAATGAAGGAACGGcgacacaattatcagaagaacGAAGTAAATGATAAAGGCAGGCGACGAAGCAGcgtataaagacatttcgactcaacttacttaagcctcatgtcttgggggcatgtggactgggcgggatataagtatcccttattcccgcccaaatcgaacatttagatgaacgaaagcagccatggcggggtttGTGGAACAACGTTGAAGCCCGCCCTTCCTttggatgggtccacgcgccagctggaagattcctttagttttgtcttatatgtatagaggcttgggccccggttgtcaggcccaagtacagtaaAAGTCCACAttatgatcattccctctataaaggagaggtcaaccccttgtaaaaagcaccttttgaacatttaatgagaatattccttttgtgatatttttagtactctgctagggtttactttctgtcagtcttctacgtcagatctccctagtacagaacacttCCCATCCGAAAATACTCATTATATAAAATTTCAATTATTGAACTTGAAGTTCTTGAAGTGTATCTCaaaatttcattttcctccatagTTTGAACTTCCGGGAGTATAATTgtacttccaaaaaaaaattaattctagaaattggaattctggaaacatatTTATTCTAATataagtttacatttttttgcTGCCAACAAAAAATTTACGTTTTTAAAACGTGAATTGAAAAAACTAATCTTTTTGGGTACAGTTACTTGCTAAAAGAGATTACCTCAGGAACTGGGCTTCTTGGTGATCTTCGGTCAGTGATTTTGGGGCTTCTTTCCTTTGTTACTTTATTAGCTTGATTTGAAGAAGATACAATTAGAGATTCTGTTTCTAGAGCAGTAGGCCTGAATAGGCGTGAACCGCGAGGAGAAACCTTCTGAGGCacttcagaggaggagccacTTCTGAAATCAGAATAAACATGTGTAAACCAGTGAAACCCTTAGTGAGGAATGGAAAATCATGTCTATCTCTCCATTCTAACAATAAATACATTGATGCCATATAATAGAGCATTATCCTCACACTCAAATGTTTAGATATGTGAACCATTGTTGAAGCCAAATTTAACATACAAAATTGTTCAATTGAGTACTGCAACTATGTCAGAAAGATCCCTAAAGTTACAATATAGCCCTGCTGAAATAACTTATGTCACCAACTCAAATTCAAGTTGAAAATGAAAAGAGTCTTCCAAGCACATGATAGTGATACATAGTGATTTTTCAATCACAGGCTTTTTCTAGTAAATGGCAGAAAACCATATTCAATCACCAGATATATTATCACCATTGCTCAATCCAAAAAGTAAATGGATTGAACTTATATGCAGTGACACTGTAAAGAGTTCTACATATACATCCAGTCATACTTTGTCCAGTTTCAATTctagtattttttattttaatttatttataatgtgGCAAAATGGTGAATcctgatttttaaattttcaaagtGTATAGTTATTAAACTCAAACTATATTACTTTTTTAATGTTGACATTCATTTGGGAAAGAAAATAGTAATAAGGGAGTTCAtagaaaaatacaaattttgttGTTGGCTCATTAGGAGTAGGACTGGTAATAACTACCCTGGGTCCCCAATCTCAAATTCTGCAGCTAAAGGTAGGAGCCATATAATGAGACCTTGTTGAACCAAAAAGGAAACATAATAATGAGACATGTTAGGCGTTTAGGCATGGGGACAAACATGCTTAGCCAtccatttattttttcttttctcctttCTTCAAGATAACTactatttttcaaataaatgaaagaaaagaaatggCCAGTAAAATTATCATTGCAGGACAAGGACAACAGGACCAACTTGCAGTTAGGTATTACATGTGCACACATAGAAACAACTCAAATACTGTACCTACTAGCTTCATATGAAAGTGGCATGAACTCAGTGGTATATTTTTTTGGCACAAGAtaaagcaaaagaaaacaaaggggCAGCAGCATGTGGAGAAGACTGGACATTCATAGagttaaatacaaaaaaaaaaagataaaatcttGAAGATTTAATAAACATTTGATGCACAAACTGCTGTTAAATACATGTtattattttcagtttttaaaagttaatatttcAAAACATTTCAGAGATAAGGTTTATGTTCTTAGTTTTCAAGTCTTTCACCTTTGCAAAACATATTGTTCAAACTGTTTCCTTTTTTGTTGTCTTCTTCTGAAAAAACAGGTTTcaaaaattgtttctgaaaatagtttttaaattcAGAAAACTGAGAAGAGAATCAAGCAAACCTGTATTAGAGAGAGAAGTAAATGACATACAAGAAATAGTGAAACACCACATATTTAGCTTTAAGATCACATTTTAAAATCAGAAAAATCTTTTTGAATTAGCAAAGTACAGGAGCAACATTAATAAAACAGGAAACAACAATGGCAGAAGGATTTCAAGATTACCTTGTCTTTGTCTTTGGGGTCTGCATGACTCAATTGCCTTCAGTCCGGGGAAAGTGAAAAGGGTTAGTAATTTGAACCTCACTGCTTGAATGCACCCTGACCCACAAGGACTGTAACAGTTCAGAAAGATATCACAATCTGAGACAAGAGAATCCAATgatatgaagaaaaattaaataagttcaCGCAGAATGGATGATCCTCTCATCTTCTCCCCCTGAGCTATAAATGCAGAATATTTACTCAATGTGTGATTTTCACTGTACTGCTAAAAAACAGTACCTCACTAGTAGTGACC
This portion of the Lotus japonicus ecotype B-129 chromosome 3, LjGifu_v1.2 genome encodes:
- the LOC130745880 gene encoding uncharacterized protein LOC130745880, with protein sequence MGKSKVDANPIKMKECLAQSAAAAKKRAAETEQKKKNEGTSSSDNVRDPKRQKTSSAAGGRPLHQSTQSTLNPKGRLAEKKKGHDNVPPIQPDSSALINRPPTPFTQAGTSSAIDGETPPPFLNLSDPHFNGLDFMTRTFDNRLHKDVSGQGPPNIASVAIHHALSAASTVAGMAQCVKELISAKNRLEKKVADYKTAYERAKADAEAANKKLKSAEEKCTKLTAELAASDLLLQKTTSLKEAINDKHTAIQAKCQKLEKKYERLNASILGRASIQFAQGFLAAKEQISVVEQGFDLSRIGWLKEIKDGQVVGDDDISLDLLPQFNDESESEEEEDDGEDKNDQDKGDDQGKEDPQVVAGQGDSANNENLP